The DNA window CACAGACCCGGGTCGGAGTCGCCCAGAATTCCGACCAGGAATATCGCGACGATCGCCAGCAATCCGATCGCGAACAGGCCGAGGGCCACATACAGCAACCAATCGCTGGGGCGGCGCGGCGAGCGGCTCGGGGGCGGTGGTGCGGATGGGTTCGTCACCGCTCGACCGTAAAACTGATGTGCTTGCGTTATTCGCACCGGGGTAGACTCGATGTCTATCGCGTCCTGCACAGCTGTGGGGCGCGTTCTTTTCGCAAACTGACAGGATCTGTCCGAGGCGGTTCGCCGGACGGGTCCCGAGCAGACGGATGTGCTCGGGCCGCTGGGGCCCGAGTTTTCGATGATGAACGGGTGAGCGCAGTGCCGACCGGCAGGGTGAAGTGGTACGACGTCGAAAAGGGCTTCGGCTTCCTTTCCCAAGACGAGGGTGAGGATGTCTATGTCCGTTCGTCCGCGCTGCCGGATGGTGTCGAGGGACTCAAGCCCGGTCAGCGCGTCGAATTCGGGATGGCCGCCGGGCGTCGTGGGCCGCAGGCGCTGAGCCTCAAGGTGCTCGAGTCGCCGCCGTCGGTCCGGCAGGGCCAGGAGCGCGATCGTGCGGCGCACAGGGAACCGGCCGTGCGCAAGCACACGCCGGACGAACTGCACGGGATGGTCGAGGACATGATCACCCTGCTCGAGGCCAAGGTGCAGCCGGATCTGCGCAAGGGCAAGTACCCGGATCGCAAGACCGCGCAGCGCATTTCGGAAGTGGTGCGGGCGGTCGCGCGCGAACTCGACCACTGAGGTTCGGGTGTTGCGCACCTCCTGACCCCGACGGAGCGAGTCTTACGAGCGACCGTTCGCGGCCCGTCTCGCGTCCGAGCGGTCGAAGCGCATGCGCCGTAGGCGCGAGTCTCGACCGCTCGGACGCGAGACAACAGGGGGCCGTGAACACGCAGCGCCGCAGGCGCTGCAAATTTCACACGGTACTGATCGACCAGGCCGCGTGCGGGACGTAGAACTCCCGCCCGGTCTCGTCGCGCGCGAGGATCGGCAGCTGTAATTCGACGCCGACGAGCCGCAACTCGTCCTCCGGCTTCGAATCGATGGTGACGGCGAGTGCGCCCTCGGGAAAGTCGTTGCGGCTCACCACCCGATCCACCTTGTCGCCATTGGGCAGGACGTAGACCAGCTGGGCCAGCCAGGGCGCGTCGGCGATCTTCTTCGGCAGCGACAGCTGCAGCGGATATCCGGCTGGGACCTCGAGTGCGACGGTTTCGCCGTATTTGCAGTCCTCCAGCTTCACCGTGCAGTAGAGGAACGGCTCGACCGTGACGGTCTTGCCATGGGCATAGGCGGTAACGGTCGGGTCGTGATGTTCGGCCTTGCGCACGAGCACCGTCAAGACGCCGACGAACGCGACGGTGAGCACCGATAGGGCCGCCACGGCTAGCGCGACAACGGTGCGGGTATTGGGCTTGCTCACGACGGCGCCTCGCTGGCGCTCGGCTCCGTCGAGAGCAATGCTGCTGTGTCGGTGGTTCGTTCGCTTCGTTCACTCACAGATCGGATCTCCTGTGCCTCGTTGCATGTGCTTAGTGTCGCCACCGCGCTCCCGGCCGCGGGGGGCGGCTCGGTCGGCATCGGCGTGTCGGGTGTTCGGCACTTCCTGCTCCGCGTGTTCGGGGCGG is part of the Nocardia sp. NBC_00565 genome and encodes:
- a CDS encoding cold-shock protein; protein product: MPTGRVKWYDVEKGFGFLSQDEGEDVYVRSSALPDGVEGLKPGQRVEFGMAAGRRGPQALSLKVLESPPSVRQGQERDRAAHREPAVRKHTPDELHGMVEDMITLLEAKVQPDLRKGKYPDRKTAQRISEVVRAVARELDH
- a CDS encoding DUF2771 domain-containing protein — encoded protein: MSKPNTRTVVALAVAALSVLTVAFVGVLTVLVRKAEHHDPTVTAYAHGKTVTVEPFLYCTVKLEDCKYGETVALEVPAGYPLQLSLPKKIADAPWLAQLVYVLPNGDKVDRVVSRNDFPEGALAVTIDSKPEDELRLVGVELQLPILARDETGREFYVPHAAWSISTV